A region of Haladaptatus caseinilyticus DNA encodes the following proteins:
- a CDS encoding amidohydrolase, with the protein MSSPITNRLESVRRDLHRHPEPAWREFYTTSRLVEELREIGVDELAVGPDAYDPADRMAVPEENSLDQWLERARERGADDDLLEKMAGGNTGVVAVLDEGAGPSVGLRVDIDALFIEESTDETHLPEAEGFRSANDESMHACGHDAHMTWGLAVLETIKDREFEGTLTVFFQPAEEVSGGGHPMAKSEYCADLDHLFAVHVGLDHPTGEVVAGIERPLAMCHVESTFEGTSAHAGKNPNEGDNAMQALGTAIQNTYAIPRHSDGMTRVNIGRAEGGTASNVIADEVTVLGEARGETTALMEYMKEELVQTLRTSAAMHGCDSEVEIVSESPRADSDPELINVVADVARNVDGVEKVRPTADFGASEDATFLMKRVQEDGGSATYLIIGTDHPTSHHTPTFDVDERSLPIGVEVLTESVLSVSENV; encoded by the coding sequence ATGTCCTCCCCGATTACGAACCGATTGGAATCGGTACGACGCGATCTGCATCGGCATCCTGAACCGGCATGGCGGGAATTCTACACGACGTCTCGACTCGTCGAAGAGTTACGCGAAATCGGCGTGGATGAACTCGCCGTCGGCCCCGACGCCTATGATCCGGCCGATAGGATGGCTGTTCCCGAAGAGAACAGCCTCGATCAGTGGTTAGAGCGAGCACGCGAACGAGGAGCTGACGACGATCTGCTGGAGAAAATGGCTGGTGGCAACACGGGCGTCGTTGCCGTCCTCGACGAAGGTGCGGGACCATCGGTCGGACTCCGTGTTGATATTGATGCACTGTTTATCGAAGAGTCCACTGACGAGACACATCTGCCCGAAGCTGAGGGTTTCCGCTCGGCGAACGACGAGTCGATGCACGCCTGTGGCCACGATGCCCACATGACGTGGGGTCTCGCTGTACTAGAAACCATCAAGGACCGCGAATTCGAGGGAACGCTCACGGTGTTCTTCCAACCTGCGGAGGAGGTCTCTGGTGGCGGCCATCCGATGGCGAAGAGCGAATACTGTGCCGACCTCGATCACCTATTTGCGGTCCATGTCGGGCTAGACCACCCAACTGGCGAGGTCGTCGCAGGCATCGAACGCCCGCTTGCCATGTGTCACGTCGAATCGACATTTGAGGGAACGTCAGCACATGCGGGTAAAAATCCCAACGAGGGAGATAACGCGATGCAAGCGCTCGGAACCGCCATTCAGAACACGTACGCGATCCCGCGTCATAGCGATGGAATGACACGGGTCAACATCGGCAGAGCAGAGGGTGGAACTGCAAGCAACGTCATCGCGGACGAGGTCACAGTGCTCGGGGAAGCGCGAGGTGAAACGACAGCACTCATGGAGTACATGAAAGAGGAGCTGGTCCAAACGCTTCGCACCTCCGCAGCCATGCACGGCTGTGATTCCGAGGTCGAAATCGTCAGCGAATCGCCTCGTGCTGACAGCGACCCGGAACTCATCAACGTCGTCGCCGATGTCGCTCGAAACGTCGATGGCGTCGAGAAAGTCCGTCCGACGGCTGACTTCGGTGCGAGTGAGGATGCCACGTTCCTGATGAAGCGGGTTCAAGAGGACGGTGGCTCCGCGACGTATCTCATTATCGGAACGGACCATCCGACCAGCCACCACACTCCGACGTTCGACGTTGACGAGCGGAGTCTCCCTATCGGCGTCGAAGTGCTAACGGAATCCGTGCTGTCCGTGAGTGAGAATGTATGA